The window ATCTTGTTGATATATGAAGAAATTAATGGTATACTTAGTATATAGGGGGAATATTTATGATAAAATACAGAATTATATGTCCGTTAAACGACAATCTTACTACATTCAGAGTAAAATGTACAGAAGATGACAAACTATACATTAAGAAAATACTTGACAGACCACAATTTGAAATATACAAAATAATTCAAGAAAAGGATTATGACGGTGTACCTAAAATCAAAGAATTGTTTTACAGTCCCGAAAACGATAAATACATATTATATGAAGAATGTATACAGGGCTACACAATAGAATCAATGCTTAGTAAAGGTACCTGTTTCGGCAAAAAGTTTGTTATCAAAATGGCAACCGCACTATGCAACATCTTAAAACCGATTCACAACGATAACTTAATTCACAGAGATATTTCTCCGAATA of the Hominilimicola fabiformis genome contains:
- a CDS encoding protein kinase domain-containing protein yields the protein MIKYRIICPLNDNLTTFRVKCTEDDKLYIKKILDRPQFEIYKIIQEKDYDGVPKIKELFYSPENDKYILYEECIQGYTIESMLSKGTCFGKKFVIKMATALCNILKPIHNDNLIHRDISPNNVMYSQIEDKFYLIDFGNSRLNKINTPKDTVFAGTPIFMAPRTRRCRNSIRQSNGYLRNRYAYEIYAYQKYHR